A genomic stretch from Caloenas nicobarica isolate bCalNic1 unplaced genomic scaffold, bCalNic1.hap1 Scaffold_282, whole genome shotgun sequence includes:
- the LOC136002736 gene encoding collagen alpha-2(I) chain-like, translating into MHGLSFETSICYWQDQPGSRHPRHERGRPARRAGPASAAPASPGEARRDTDPGGRLLPARAAAAGRGAGTATRSFLCVGLGFFLPFGRLFPDSRETGTTLKRPLRTARRTAPGGSHPPPPQGGPSTPTGVGGGDARAFSPPCSCRGSTGRARGDGDPPRRARPRDRSPSPGRLARQRAGVRHGKPSRRLLLRRRPAGSGTRPSPPPRASLARGGPTRADQARPPLRPALLAAGTHGHTDRGRHRRLAWFRAPESSRGHAAVTQRASRADASRESPCDGLGAPPSPRLSRGGSGYSRALLWKRLPPLAYNRNLQDRPLARLQDALSLFTGVARSSKPSFTMTRSAPAKRPSPRGDRVDITSERGAGGAVYRAAPDRETWLDWTGPDRTTGPDPTGSDRTGLDRTGPHRSGVFWSGPDRTGSDRSGPDCSGPERTGLLTRDRGRVAGERGGSLAGLGVDLHVGARRGRGRPFARGSARPHVGARRGRGRLPSRSGPGNATGPEGTGPDRKGPFRTGPEQTGLDRDRTGPDWTAPDRIGPKQTGPDSTGTDRTGPDCSGADRSGRDRTGLDCSVPHRTGLAGLGTDPVSGRARRRIDPASSRETEAEWRGKGVDPSRGSGRRHVGARRGWGRLPRRSGPGNVTGPEGTRPDRTGHFRTGPDRIGPDRTGLFRTGPDRAVPVRSGADWAGLEWRGSDGPAVRPRSSSDRSRGNGRKPEPGEVEVGRWVGKGGSPGGRQSCATGPGSEAVTAPRPSPSSGSDRMTEAGNGGALCPTQGQELDVTTLSWVRDGARDSTILAFEPSRSVQTLYESASGALGVARTDPEERGVSRPRPGAHPRPPPAPPHPSRAAVSAPSGPREAAQGVGNRADRACALAPLPGNRPPAPRWAWAAAGGAPNGQSVSQPAGQPVSRGGGSRGPGAARAAEGVLPTAEEPRARVGGQAGRQAGEGGGGRGTGTRCLFSEKRSPSSPGGARGRGGERGEGASERATREAGARAGRRDARVPTGHGAGRDAPASRGEANSLAKGRGVWPLFPVTPCRREEGTEQGPRALAREGRGARPSPRVAHTPGRGRARARRPRACCRSPFSPVEGARKAGGRKAGKGRRTQPLPQPSAARTRARARARRGRGPEDKSLCRGLILNRSQRGSCSATYETLTQNQVVYE; encoded by the exons ATGCATGGCTTAAGCTTTGAGACAAGCATATGCTACTGGCAGGATCAACCAGGTAGCCGCCACCCGAGGCACGAGCGCGGacgcccggcccgccgggcggggccggcgtcTGCGGCGCCGGCGTCTCCCGGAGAGGCGCGGCGCGACACCGACCCCGGCGGCCGGCTCCTTCCCGcgcgcgccgccgcggcggggcgaggAGCCGGGACCGCTACACGCAGCTTtctttgtgtgggtttgggcttCTTTTTGCCCTTCGGGCGCCTCTTTCCCGACTCCCGCGAGACGGGGACGACGCTGAAGCGCCCGCTCCGCACGGCACGCCGAACGGCCCCGGGGGGCTCTcacccgccccctccccaaggAGGGCCCTCGACACCaacgggggtcggggggggagACGCACGCGCCTTCTCCCCCCCCTGCAGTTGCCGCGGGAGCACCGGACGTGCTAGAGGAGACGGCGACCCGCCGAGGCGGGCGCGACCTCGCGACCGAAGCCCCTCGCCGGGGCGGCTCGctcggcagcgggcgggggtgcGGCACGGAAAGCCAAGCCgacggctgctgctgcggcggcgtccggcagggagcgggacacggccctccccgccgccacgCGCCTCCCTCGCTCGCGGGGGACCGACCCGGGCGG ATCAGGCTCGGCCGCCCCTCCGCCCAGCGCTGCTCGCGGCCGGCACCCACGGGCACACGGACCGAGGCCGGCACCGGCGCCTCGCGTGGTTTAGGGCACCTGAGAGCTCGCGGGGCCACGCGGCCGTCACACAGCGCGCTTCG CGAGCGGACGCGTCCCGCGAGAGCCCCTGCGACGGCCTGGGCGCCCCGCCGTCGCCGCGCTTGAGCCGCGGAGGCTCCGGCTACTCGCGAGCGCTCCTCTGGAAGCGGCTCCCCCCTCTTGCCTACAATAGGAATCTACAAGACCGCCCCCTCGCGCGTCTCCAGGACGCTCTCAGTCTGTTCACCGGGGTGGCGCGCTCGAGCAAGCCGAGTTTTACCATGAC CCGCTCTGCACCCGCCAAGCGACCGAGTCCTCGCGGGGATCGGGTAGAcatcacgtcggagcgcggcgcaggcggcgccgtcTACCGAGCCGCTCCGGATCGGGAAACGTGGCTGGACTGGACCGGgccggaccggacc accggaccggacccgactggatcggaccggactggactggatcggaccggaccgcaccggtCCGGAGTGTTCTGGagcggaccggaccggactggatcggaccggagCGGGCCGGACTGCTCCGGACCGGAGCGGACCGGCCTCCTCACGCGAGACCGAGGccgagtggcgggggaaaggggtggaTCCCTCGCCGGGCTCGGGGTAGACcttcacgtcggagcgcggcgcggcagGGGTAGACCCTTCGCGCGGGGCTCGGCTAGAcctcacgtcggagcgcggcgcggaagGGGCCGTCTTCCAAGCCGCTCCGGACCCGGCAACGCGACTGGACCGGAagggaccggaccggaccggaagggaccgttccggaccggaccggaacaaaccggactggatcgggaccggaccggaccggattggACAGCTCCCGACCGGATTGGACCGAAGCAGACCGGACCGGACTCTACCGGAAcggaccgcaccggaccggactgttcTGGAGCGGACCGGTCCGGAcgtgaccggaccggactggactgttCCGttccgcaccggaccggactggcgGGGCTCGGGACGGACCCGGtgtccggccgcgctcgccGGAGGATAGACCCGGCCTCCTCACGGGAGACCGAGGccgagtggcgggggaaaggggtagACCCTTCGCGGGGCTCGGGTAGAcgtcacgtcggagcgcggcgcggatgGGGCCGTCTACCAAGGCGCTCGGGACCCGGAAACGTgaccggaccggaagggacccgaccggaccggaccggacacTTCCGGACCGGGCCGGACCGGATTGggccggaccggactggactattccggaccggaccggaccgggcTGTTCCGGTCCGGAGCGGAGcggactgggctggactggagtGGCGGGGCTCGGACGGCCCCGCTGTCCGGCCGCGCTC gagcagcgacAGAagccgagggaacggcaggaagccggagccgggggaggttgaggtcGGACGGTGGGTGGGAAAAGGTGGTTCGCCCGGAGGGCGGCAGAGCTGCGCCACGGGCCCCGGCAGCGAGGCGGTCACGGCCCCGCGCCCGTCCCCTTCTTCAGGAAGCGACCGGATGACGGAGGCCGGGAACGGCGGGGCGCTTTGTCCcacgcaggggcaggagctggacgtGACGACCCTCTCGTGGGTGCGGGACGGTGCCCgcgattctacgattctagcTTTTGAACCCTCCCGATCCGTGCAGACGCTCTACGAGTCTGCGTCTGGAGCTTTGGGGGTTGCGCgt ACAGACCCGGAGGAGCGCGGTGTCTCCCGCCCTCGCCCTGGCGCCCACCctcggcctccccccgccccgccccaccccagCCGCGCGGCCGTTTCTGCTCCGTCTGGGCCGCGGGAAGCGGCGCAGGGGGTCGGCAACCGCGCGGACCGCGCATGCGCGCTCGCCCCGCTGCCTGGCAACcggccccctgccccccgctggGCGTGGGCGGCGGCTGGCGGCGCGCCCAACGGTCAGTCCGTCAGCCAGCCGGCCGGCCAGCCAGTCAgtcgcggcggcgggagcagggGGCCTGGCGCAGCACGAGCGGCCGAGGGCGTCCTGCCGACGGCCGAGGAGCCCCGCGCGCGGGTaggcgggcaggcaggcaggcaggccggggagggcgggggggggcgggggacggggacgcggTGCCTCTTCTCGGAGAAgagaagccccagctccccgggcgGAG cccgcggccggggcggggagcggggcgagggAGCGAGCGAGCGAGCAACGCGGGAGGCGGGAGCACGGGCAG GCCGCCGTGACGCCCGTGTGCCGACCGGGCACGGAGCCGGCAGGGACGCCCCGGCTTCCCGCGGGGAGGCAAACTCGCTGGCGAAAGGCCGG GGAGTTTGGCCCCTCTTCCCGGTGACCCCGTGCCGCCGGGAGGAAGGGACGGAGCAAGGCCCGCGGGCCCTTgcccgggaggggaggggcgcgcgcccctccccgCGCGTGGCACACACGCCAGGCCGGGggcgcgcccgcgcgcgccggccccgcgcctgct